The genome window GACCCATCCATTGTCCACACAGGCAGGTGAGGACCCAGGATGAAGAagagggtagagagagagaggcccTGGGTCTCTACCTCTGTAGGATCAAGCCTGCCCTTTGCCTGTGCTCCTTAAGCTGCCTGGTGCTCACTACACCTTATGTTCTGGAGAGGAGAAAGCTATGTCAAGAAAGGAATTACCTAGGGTACAGATGCTGGACAGCAGGAGGCAGCTAGAGTTTGAGTACATACTGTCACTACCTTGCTGTGTAACTTGTAAAACATGTGGCttaggcctcagttttcctatctgtaaaatgggagtcaAGATGCCTACTTACTAAGACTGTTCGgaagataaatgagaaaacatgtgAAAGTGCTGTATAAACTATAAAGTGCTTTATACATACAGAGGGCTGTTAAGATTTGGGGGCAGACAGCTGAGGGAGAATATTGGGAGGAAAAGAGTAAAACCTTTCACACCTGAAATGAGACTGTAGGGTCTTAGCAGCTTGGACATGTgtacacagagacacagagggtttttttcccccctcttctcAATCTAGTCACGTGTCAAATCCTATAACAACAGATTCTCATAACACCCTACTCTTCTTCCTGGAGTAGCTCTTGTTTTGTTCCAGCTGCAGCCTCCCTGTATTGACTGTTTTCTCAGTCTGCAGAGGCTGAGACTGAGACTGGGAGGGTGCATGAGGTAGGCAGGAAAGCTGAGTGGGAGCCCAGAACCCTGGGTTGTGGTTTAGCTTTGTCACCAGCCCACTGTCTTAtcccttctctgggtctcagtttctctcctataaaagGGAGGGTTGGGCTAAACACACTTCCAGTATGCACTTTAAGGGGCTCTCAAAGGCAGTACAATGGAGTCATTAAGAGTCTACCACTGAGCCAGGGaggctgggttcaaatcccgacTCTGTGACTTACTAGCAGTGTTCACATGGGCAATTTACTTAATCTCCCTGTGTCTTATTTGTAAACTGGGGGTACTCCACCCATAATGACCTCACTTATTTGGTAAAGTTAACATGAACAAGTAGGGCACTTAGACCAGCAACTTAGGTCAGCACAAGGCAAACACTATAGAGCAGGGAGTTGCTGTTATTATTGCCCATATGACAATTTTTACCATAAATTAATAGGTAAAAAGGAGGACTTCAAACACAGTAGGATAAACAGGGGAGGTGATGTGCACAAGCCTCCCCTTTCTAGCCCTTTTCTCGCCTCAGCCCCAGTGCCTGAGGTTTTGGCAGGTGACTTTGGCAGTTCTTGTGGCAatgggtggcagggatggagaggGGCAGGGTAAGTGGGAGCGGGGGCTTCTGGGTGACCCACAGAAGAGGGGAGCAGGAAGCTCTGCATGAGCCATCTCCCTTCTCCTTTTCTGCCTGTCCAGATTAAAGGGCAGAAGGACAGAAGTGGGCACTGCCCCTATGGCCAGATGCTAGGGACTCTGGCATTAAAGAACTACTGTGGCAATGATAATGATTCTGTTCCACAAACCCTTATTGAGTACCGACTCTGTGCCCGGGCACTATGCTTGGGAGTAGGGACTCCTAGATAAATAAGACATGGTCCTCACCCCCAAGGAACACACAGTGTTGGGCAGGCAGACAAGTAGTGAGTAGCACATGAGCACCGGGGCTCATGAACAGAAGGGGCCCTTGCCTTGGATAGGGTGGTTAGGCTTCCTAGAAGAGGTGGCACTTTGGCTGAGTTTGAAGAACCAgtaggaggaggagcaggaaattCTGTTCTAATTCAACCAAACAGGACAAGGTAGGGATTGgggagagatgaggctggaaaggaaccAGATGACAAAAGGATTTATAAACCATGCTTAGAAACCTGGACCTCAACCCGAGGATTATAAGGGTGACAATGGTGGTGTTTAAGAAGAAAATGACATGATTAGGTTTCTGTTTTGCATCATTTTTCTGGCAACGGTAGAAGATGAACAGGAGAGGAGAACATGAAAGCCAGGAGGCCAGTTAGGGGTTTCCTGCAATGATTTGCATCAGAGTGTCCAGGGTCACAGGGCTGCTCTGCCTGGCATGACTCCAGGGGGCATTTATGTCAACGTAGTCTATGTAAATGGCACTCCTTGGACTTGGGCAACACGGAAGCCATAACCCCAAAAATGTCATTTGGCAGTGAGGATGGAGAGGGGAGCTAGATTTGGgagatattcattcattcaaataggTACAGAAtctctaccatgtgccaggctctgtttcGGTGCTTGGGACAAAGTGGTGAAAGGAACAGAAAAGCTCCCCTGCACCTTGTTCCCAATGCTGCCTGCTGGTCACTGGCACTCTGACTCTGTCCATGGTCCTGTCTTTCCTTGTGCGCAGAGTCTATATCTCATTCATGTCTGAACTCTCAGCCCCTGGGGCAGAGGCTGAGGAAATGTGTGTCAAATGAATGACAGAACAAACCTCAGGGTATCCTGGATCTGAGAGGAGGCCTCTGCAAGCCTGATCTGCTCTCTGCCCCCCAACCCAGTCTCTGAGGGTGCAGGGTCAATTCCTGCTAGATAAAGACAAGATTCTCTGTTGGGCTTGGGGACCTGGATGCACAGGGCAGACGGAGGTGGCCTAAGCCTCTCAGCAATTCAGGGCAGACCACATGGAGTCATGGCAGGACTCCTACCCTCCCTTGTGGCCAGCAAAGCCCTGGGGGTACCTAGTCCTTCCCCCCAGGTAGGGCTGGGATGGGGTAATCAAGATGAGGGAAGAGGTGAGCAGCCCTGTAGAGTGCACCCTGGCTTTAAATGGTGCTTTGTTTAACCGGAATCACCTAGAGACTGTGTAACCATAACAACCACAAGTCGAtattttgaaagttaaaaataagtcATGACATCTTACACATTGTTGGGGATGCTAATGgcaaaactgttttttttaaaaatcctcgcTACTCCACAAACCCAGTGGAGTAGATCTGTGGGGATTCACTTTCAACAAGTCACCCCCAAAGTAGCCTGGCGGCCTGGGACCAGAACTTGGCAGGGGTGGCAGGCAGAGGTTTCATGAAAGTTACTTGAAAACGACATCACAGGGCTGAAAGAGGAACATTAGGTCACCTGGTCTAACTGCCCACAAAGGAGGAAAGGCCCTCTCAGACCTCTCAGGGGACTGCTCATGCAGTTTCACTTGAACACACTGAGCGACAGGGAGCTCACTACCTGAAGAGGCAGCTCATTCCCCTGTGGGGTGGTGCTGCCTGTTATGGGACCTACAACCTGACCAGACTGAAAACAAGGTAGATAAAAGAGCCTGACTTTGGGGTCACAGAGACCCAGGTTTGAAACTgaacttcctagctgtgtgactgtcaATGAGCTACTAAACAGCTCTGAGCCTTAACTTCCTCTCCTTGAAATCTGCCTCTTCTGAAGAGACAATGGATGTGAAAACACTCTTCAGTCACCACACACTGAGCTGCTGTTATCACCACCCTTTCTCTCTGGGTTTCCACAGCACCCAGCATAGCACTTGGCCAAGCAGGGCAAGGATCCAGAGAGTGCTGCGTGAGGGAATGAACTAGCCTCTGCTTTCAGCAGGGAGGCGATTCCTTTCACTGGGCACCCCCAGTCCTCCATCCCTTCTCCTCCAGTGATGAGTGTCCCATCGCCCCTGAAAGCCCAGCTCTGGGCTTACGGTATTCCTCGGGGTGAGGGTGAGCCTACCCCCACGTCTCTGGGGCAGTGAGTACTCACTGGGAAGGATGGTTTTATACCGGTTCTTCCGCACCAGCCCAGGAATGTCATACTCTTTTGGATCCACAAAATTCATAGGGATTTCCTGCAGAAGGAAGACACAGGGGTGTAAGCGGCTGAGGGCTGGCCCTCATAGGTGTTTGAATCCAGGGGCTGCTGTGCCCCAACTTCTAGTCCAGGGGCTGGCTTGAGTGCAtacactcattcaacaaatatttactattaaATGATATAGTGcacataaagcatttagaacagtgcctggcacatgctgaATGCACAATAAATGTTATTATGGCTGTTATTTATTGAGGGCCAGCCTAGCACATAATAGACACTTGATAAATGGTTGAGGAAAGAAGAACAACAAGATAAAAAGCAACCTGGCCAATCACTGCCTCTTTTACACTCTCCGTGCAGCAGCCAAACTGAGTGGCTTTACTGATCTGTGTTCCTGCCCTGGGCAACTCCACCTTGAGACCTTGATTTGTGCTGCTTCTTCTGTGGTAATATCCACCCCATCCTCATCTCCTGTCTAGCTTAAGGGCCACCTCCCCGgagaagccttccttgattcTCCAGCAGGAAAGCAGCCTCCTTCTGACCTCCCAGGGCTGTATCTGCACCTCTCAATCACTCTGTGTCAAGAGCTCTGTGTTGGAACTTCTCTCTTTCCATGCAAGGTCTTCTTGGATCTGGCCTCTCTTTACCTCCAGTGATGCCCGTCTCTTCCCTGTTGTTAATATGCCATTCTCAGTCCTGCCTCCAGGTCTGAGCTTATGGCTTTCCACTTGCTGGGAGCACTGGTCCTACCCCTCCTCTCTCTAAATTGTTGCCACCCCTTAAGGTTCACTTCTAGCTCCCCCACGTGCCTCTTCTTGTGCACTCTCTCCCAATCTGTCCACTCAGGTTAGCACCTGACTGTACACAGTTTCATACTATTCATTGTTTTTGGACACACTAAGTATGggctttgtaaaatgaggatcatAATACCTTCTAGGGTTCTTGCGAGAatcaaaaggataaaaaaaaaacatgcacaaAACTGCCAAGGAGTGGGTGCTCAGGCTATGTTCCTTCCTTTCTGGCAAAATCAACAATTACCTATCTACTGAATAGGAAATGACATACAGGATGTAAGTTCTTTCTTCAAGGGGAGAGGATGGCGGTGGGAACTCAGAGCAGGAGCTGAGGCAAGGGTGGTCAAGGAATGCTTTATAGAAACATCCAGGGTGGGGCATGGTGTGAACAAAGGCATATGAGGAGAGAAGCACAGGTGGGGTTGGCCCAGTTGGAAGTGGACAGTCCCTGCAGGGGTGGAGGATAGGGCACAAGGCTGGAAAAGGAGGCTGAGGCTAGACCGACTTGGGTTAGGAGGGCTGATTTCTTATGCAGGTGGTGCCAAGTTCTGGCAAGCTTGGAGCACTGGGTCAGAGGGTGGTAGAGGTCTTCTCAGGGGCAAGAGCCATCCGGTCTGGACAGGCAGCAGGGTGGCCTAGACGAGGGGCCAAGGGAAGGGAGATGAGAGGGAGGCACACTGCTTCCCACGTCTCTGGCTTCTACCAGGAGGAAATTTCCCCAAATACTCATGGCCCCTTGCCCATTCCTGCCCATAGAAGTGGAAGAGTCACCTCAATGGTGAGTTTGATTGAGGAGCTAAACTTCTGGGCCTcagccccttccttcctcctctgcttGGGGGCTTCCTGCCAAGAAAGAATTATAGATGTGTCCCCATGGGGCAAGGCCCATATTGTGGCAGCACTGCCTGTGGTGGGTGGAAAGTGCATCTAATTTGGGGCTTGGTATTAGAAAGCTCACTACTGCTATACATTGCAAAGCCTCATTTCAAACCTATCCTTTACTAATTGTAAAGGTGATATTGTGATCTACGTCTTACCTCTTAATGGGTTGAGCAGTCAGGCAGGTAAATAGGGATGTTATTTATTGGGCCTCTCAAAGTCCAACAGGAGGCAGCTGAAAGCTGTTGCAGAAGCTGGCAGGAGTTGATTAGGACCTAAGCTAGAGCCtcaggggtgggaaggaggggaggtgACTGGAGAGATTTCAAGAGGATGAACAATGTTTGGCAGGAGGAGGGTGGGAAAACAAGAGTCAGAAGAGAAGGCTTTCTATGGCTTTCAAAGCACAGTACTGGGTAATAAGGACTAGAAATGCCACTGAACACCAATCACCTGGATGCGTGCTTTGCACATGTTATCAATCTCTTTAATCCTTCCAACACGCTATTGTTttcatccccattttccagataaggacactgaggctcataGGGCAAACGGCTTGCTCCCCTGCCTGGCTAGGTAGATGATCGACTGAGCACAAAGGTCTGCCCACTGTGGGGGTGGCTGGCTGCAGGAGACTCACAAAGAATTCTGCCTGCAGCAGGAAAGGGTCCAGGGCCTTTTCGTGAAGCTCCTCGGCTTGGAGGACACGGGAGGCACTGAGCAGGTACTCGCGGGCCGACTCCTCACGTGGTGACATGAGATAGCCAAAGCCCTCCTCGTTGCAGCCCGGAGTGCACATGTCCAGGGTCAGGGAGACGTTGGAGCCTCTCCTGGAAGGGCCAGGAAAAGGGGAGTAAGTCtcgggggcagggaggggcatCAGCTGGGGGCCTCAGGGGTGGGAGCAGGGTGGGCTCAAGGAAGAGCAATGGGAGTATACAAGACCCTGTCACAAGGAGCCTGTGTCTCAGCCCTGAGGCGTGGGTATGAACCCATTTCCTGCCTCCTGCAGAGGAACAGCTAACTGAGTGGGGATTTGGGCTCTTGTTCCAGAAGTTACATCCAATGAAACCACAACATGGCCCTCCCCTGGGCTCTCTTCTGTCACTGCTGGAGGCAGTTCCACCCTGTGgcctccaggaagctcagagagagaGGACACCTGCCTAGAGCAGAGATACAAGGCTGGAGCCCAAGAGGATGGCTCCAGACCCTCCACATCACAGTTCTGGGCCCAGCGGTCCCAGGATGAGGCTACCAGGGAGTTAAGAACATCTCATCTGGGAGAGGCCAGGACCCTCAGCTTCCAGGGAAGGAGGAAGTCCTAGGGGAAGCACAGTGGCAGCAAGGATATCTACACTGGACAAACCTTAACATCACAGAACAGGACGGACCCTCATTATACAGAAAGCGAAATAGAGTACCCACAAGGGGACAAGATTTGCCCAGGCTCTCACAATAAGCGAGTGGAAGAGCTGAAACAAAAAGCTTGGTTTTCTGACTCCTCATCCAGGGCTCTTTCTTTGTGGGTACTCAAACCTGGTATGATCTGGCTTAGCCAGCTAGGCTCCAAAAAGAGGGTGTCTACACTTCCCAAAGTGTGCTTTGTGGAACACTATGAGACACTTTATAAAAATAGGTGTGATTGAGTGATTTTGGGAAATGCCATGTACTACCCTCTTGCTGATTTACAATGAACACAAGGATGCTGAAGGCCCTGACAAGTCCTGCAGAAAAGAAACCTACCCAAACGTGCTTGAGCACAGAAGAGCATGAGTGTGCACGTCTGCACACCTGTGTATGcctatgtgtgcatgtgcagtaACCGCACTTCGTAGGGCACGCTGATCTACATGAATCACCCGAAGAGCATGTGTCTACACTGGCTAAGCTATGAGGCCAGCTCTGTCCTGGGCACTGGGAGTCAGAGTCAGGCATCCACACCTCTGATTGGGAGCTGAGAGCTTGAGGGCCCACAGAGCCcacccctcctccacccctcccacctctcctGCAGACCCATGGACTTGACGGTCAGTGAGGCGGGGTCGGCTTCAGGCTTGATGTCCATCACGCAGTCAAACACAGGTGTCTCAGGCACCAGGTCCAGGTCCAGGAAGTCATCCTCAACCCTCTCCTCCATCCACTCCGAGTAGGTGAAGGAGGGTTGGCGGCTCACTGACTGGCGCCTGTCCTCAGGGGGCATCGGGGTGGGTGGATCTGGGGGGGCCCTCAAGAGGTGCCACACCTGTTTGGAATGTATAGTGTCATAGACCTCAGCCCATGCTGGCTGCCCCCTGGGTTCCTGGGGTGCCCCTGGGATTGAGCCCTTTCCCCTCAATGTGTCCAGAGCAGCCCTGCTCTCCTAGGAGCTGTTTATAAGACACTGCCCTTCACCTAGGTAGGAGGCTACTACCTCCACTCTCTTGCCCTGACCCACTCCCGACTCTTAGTTTCTTGTGGATTCACGCCTTCTTGTGGGGACTAAGGGTTCCTGCACCAgtcttctctctgcctcagccCCTTTCTTCAGCCCAGATTACTGCAATCCAATTTTTTAGAAAGAAGGAGCTTCTCATGCCAGGCTGGGCACACTGGTGGAAGGAGACAGAAACCTGTCCTTGCCCTACCCAGAATGTCTAGCCTGTTGGACAGGAGCTGGTGAAGATCAGGGCCTCAGGGTCTGAGAAGGAGAGCACTAAGGCTGGGGTTGGGAAGTGCCTTACCAGGGCAGTAATGAGGACCAGGCCTACAGACACAGAGACCAGCAGCAGACAGGGGACCTCCCAGATGCCAGGGTCCAGGTCCAGCCAGGCCTGGAGAACATGAGACAAACAGATCAGGGTGGTGATGGAGGCAGAGTTCTCATCTATTTCAATAGTGACAAAATGGAGACTGAAAACTGCATctcaggtctggggtggggacaggcagAACTTCAGGGACTTAGAATTATCTTCTGAACACAGAGAAGCACCAaccaggggttggggagagggggaCTGGAGGCCCCCAACTGATCCCCCCTACCCTGGGGCTCCCCAGAGCTTACTCACCATGGGTCCCAGCTGTTTCAGGAGAGTGAGCAAGGAGGAGAGGAGGTGTGCGGCATTCTGCAACCAGATGTGGCCATAGCCGCTGAACCAGAGCACCCCGCAGGCAAGCTGTGGCAGTCAGGGGGAGCGGACTGAGTTCAGAGCCCTGACTCCTGGCCCCTATATTCTCCCTGCAGAGCTCACCTTCAGCCTCAACCTGGCCCCTCAAGGAGGCTCTTGAACCTCTAAGGTCCAGACTGGGCAGCTGAGGGAGGGGCCCAGGTTCCTTGTGCCCAGAGGAGGCCTCAGGACTCTCCCTGGAGAAGAGCGTTAGGAGGGAGCCAAGAGAAACCCTTCCCAGAGGAGATCCCACAGGTATGTGCATAAAAAAGGAAGTGCCCCGGGAAGGCCTCCACAGACAGGAAGTTCTCAGAAGGAGCCCGCAGGATCGGGGTCAGGGGTCAAGGGGGCCTGTGCTCCCGGTTCTCGGTGTAGGGAAGGCAGCAGTGAGGGGCTTAGCTACTAAGGCTGTCGCTCAGAAGGCCATCCGTCCCCTCACCCCAGCCTGGGGGCCCCTCACCTCCCTGCGGCTCCCCAGGTGGCCATCTTGGAGGAAGTGGAAGGCTGTCCCGCAACCCGCCCGCTCTCCAGGCCCTGGTAACATCCCTACCAGGAACTGTGAGGCAGCAAACAGGCACAGGCTGCTCCTGACAGTGAGGGAGTGGCTCCCGGCGCCTCGAGGTGGCGGCTTCCGAGCCGGCTCTGAGGGCGGCGAGGGTGGCAGGAGTGGCGGCATCTCTCTCTGCGAGTCCGGGAGCCCTGCGGCCTCATCCAGTGCCTCCATCACTACCGGCTGGGGGAGACCTGCGGGTGGAGGGACACGCGGGCCATGACTCCGGGCCCTGCCGGCACGCGGGGCTCTGCCGACCCTCGGCCGGCCGCGGCTTTTGGGGCTGCTGTGGCTTCCTCTCAAGCCGGGATCAGTCAGCGTGGCTCCACTTCCAGCAGTCACCCTCGATTAGCACAGCAATATTCACCTACCTTCGTCAGAAAGAGCTCAGTGTGGGTGgacaaattatttctcttttatttctccaGTAACAGAGTTAAAATGGCAGGAGGTTTTTCAGGGAGTTAATATCGTATTTACGcagcttcattcttttccattttcttaaggaAACAAA of Cynocephalus volans isolate mCynVol1 chromosome 4, mCynVol1.pri, whole genome shotgun sequence contains these proteins:
- the PTPN5 gene encoding LOW QUALITY PROTEIN: tyrosine-protein phosphatase non-receptor type 5 (The sequence of the model RefSeq protein was modified relative to this genomic sequence to represent the inferred CDS: substituted 1 base at 1 genomic stop codon) — protein: MNYEGAGXASERENDAADDSEGGALDMCCSERLPGLPQPVVMEALDEAAGLPDSQREMPPLLPPSPPSEPARKPPPRGAGSHSLTVRSSLCLFAASQFLLACGVLWFSGYGHIWLQNAAHLLSSLLTLLKQLGPMAWLDLDPGIWEVPCLLLVSVSVGLVLITALVWHLLRAPPDPPTPMPPEDRRQSVSRQPSFTYSEWMEERVEDDFLDLDLVPETPVFDCVMDIKPEADPASLTVKSMGLQERRGSNVSLTLDMCTPGCNEEGFGYLMSPREESAREYLLSASRVLQAEELHEKALDPFLLQAEFFEIPMNFVDPKEYDIPGLVRKNRYKTILPNPHSRVCLTSPDPDDPLSSYINANYIRGYGGEEKVYIATQGPIVSTVADFWRMVWQEHTPIIVMITNIEEMNEKCTEYWPEEQVVYDGIEVTVQKVIHTEDYRLRLISLKSGTEERGLKHYWFTSWPDQKTPDRAPPLLHLVQEVEEAAQQEGPHCAPIIVHCSAGIGRTGCFIATSICCQQLRHEGVVDILKTTCQLRQDRGGMIQTCEQYQFVHHVMSLYEKQLSRQSPE